The following are from one region of the Oncorhynchus kisutch isolate 150728-3 unplaced genomic scaffold, Okis_V2 Okis03b-Okis08b_hom, whole genome shotgun sequence genome:
- the LOC109881711 gene encoding endophilin-A3 isoform X1 — protein sequence MSVAGLKKQFHKASQLLSEKISGAEGTKLDEDFMEMERKIDVTNKSVLDLLTKTTEYLQPNPASRAKLGMLNTVSKMRGQVKTTGYPQTEGLLGDCMMRYGHDLGDQSSFGGALVDIGEAMRQMADVKDSLDISVKQNFIDPLQNLQDKDLKEITHHLKKLEGRRLDFDYKKKRQGKVPDEEIRQAVEKFEESKELAERSMFNFLENDVEQVSQLSALVEAALDYHRQSLEILEDLNTQLQNRISSASSRPKREFKPKSIMSSIETIDNTQHNGSYSSSLKSSDIQINHTVNGNGKTDPFTTVPLSWPESPTFNGHQSEVLDQPCARSLYDFEPENDGELGFKEGDIIILTNQIDDNWYEGMINGDSGFFPINYVEVIVPLPQ from the exons AAAATCGATGTCACAAACAAATCAGTGTTGGACCTCTTGACCAAAACAACAGAATACCTACAACCTAACCCAG cttccagagccaaGTTGGGGATGTTAAACACAGTGTCAAAGATGAGAGGACAGGTGAAGACCACAGGATACCCACAGACCGAGGGCCTACTGGGGGACTGTATGATGCGCTATGGACATGATCTGGGAGACCAGTCCTCCTTCG GCGGTGCGTTGGTGGACATCGGTGAGGCCATGAGGCAGATGGCCGACGTGAAAGACTCTCTGGACATCAGTGTCAAACAAAACTTTATTGACCCACTCCAGAACTTACAGGACAAAGACCTCAAGGAGATCACG CATCACCTGAAGAAGCTGGAGGGGAGGCGGTTGGACTTTGACTATAAGAAGAAGCGTCAGGGGAAGGTGCCTGACGAGGAGATCCGTCAGGCAGTTGAGAAGTTTGAGGAGAGCAAAGAGCTGGCCGAGAGGAGCATGTTCAACTTCCTGGAGAACGAT GTGGAGCAGGTGAGTCAGCTGTCAGCGTTGGTTGAAGCGGCGTTAGACTACCACCGTCAGTCCTTGGAGATCCTAGAAGACCTCAACACCCAACTACAAAACAG GATATCTTCAGCCAGCAGTCGACCGAAGAGAGAATTTAAACCAAAGTCCATCATGAGCAGCATTGAGACCATAGACAACACTCAACACAATGGATCATATAGCTCCTCACTCAAGTCctcag ACATCCAGATCAACCACACAGTAAATGGAAATGGGAAAA CTGATCCCTTCACCACCGTCCCTCTGTCCTGGCCAGAGAGTCCCACTTTCAACGGCCACc aatCAGAGGTGCTGGACCAGCCGTGTGCCAGGTCCCTGTATGACTTTGAGCCAGAGAACGATGGTGAGCTGGGTTTTAAGGAGGGTGACATCATCATCCTCACCAACCAGATAGATGACAACTGGTACGAAGGCATGATAAACGGAGACTCTGGCTTCTTCCCAATCAACTATGTGGAGGTTATCGTACCCCTGCCCCAGTGA
- the LOC116359600 gene encoding gap junction delta-2 protein-like, translated as MTEWTLLKRLLDAVHQHSTMIGRLWLTVMVIFRLLIIAVATEDVYADEQEMFVCNTLQPGCATVCYDAFAPISQPRFWVFHIISVSTPSLCFIIYTWHNLSKLPQGHSGQGQGVNPRDLPRDGGKDGGREAFNRSCDSDSCSIRSHRHLGHSLANVLEGITAQSQSLLKGAATTTATTATSLTQARARVYRNSHYDAPGGPGGGGGTGGVLSKYYVFHVCFRALLEVGFVMAQWFLFGFRVPVHLLCKAPPCTQPVDCYVSRPTEKTIFLLFMFCVGLFCILLNLLELNHLGWKKIRHSVRLREGGSWGNYGVEKGGQETFETFSPDSPSQLSSLGLRDVTSTKLLPNLDLVVDHRPDWTCAGNCSPFNKDADAGIETELQLPNNQELQRGETQLLKSKGKGWKSKLRSTEVWI; from the coding sequence ATGACGGAGTGGACGCTCCTCAAACGTCTCCTGGACGCCGTCCACCAGCACTCCACCATGATTGGACGCCTCTGGCTCACCGTCATGGTGATCTTTCGCCTCCTCATCATTGCCGTGGCGACTGAGGACGTGTACGCCGATGAGCAGGAGATGTTTGTGTGCAACACCCTGCAGCCAGGCTGCGCCACAGTCTGCTATGATGCCTTCGCGCCCATCTCACAGCCGCGCTTCTGGGTCTTCCACATCATCAGCGTCTCGACTCCGTCTCTCTGTTTTATCATATATACGTGGCATAATCTGTCGAAGCTGCCGCAGGGACACAGCGGGCAGGGCCAGGGGGTTAACCCAAGGGACTTGCCTCGAGACGGGGGGAAGGATGGAGGTCGAGAGGCATTCAACCGGAGCTGTGACTCGGATAGCTGCTCCATCCGTTCACACCGGCACTTAGGTCACAGCTTGGCCAATGTCTTGGAGGGAATCACTGCCCAGAGTCAGAGCCTCCTAAAGGGAGCTgccaccactacagccaccaccGCCACGTCTCTAACCCAGGCCAGGGCTCGCGTCTACAGAAATAGCCACTACGATGCACCAGGGGGtcctggaggtggaggaggaaccGGAGGCGTCCTCTCCAAGTACTACGTGTTCCATGTGTGTTTCCGGGCGCTGCTGGAGGTGGGCTTTGTCATGGCCCAGTGGTTCCTCTTCGGCTTCCGAGTGCCCGTCCACCTTTTGTGCAAGGCCCCACCCTGCACGCAGCCCGTGGACTGCTACGTGTCACGGCCCACAGAGAAaaccatcttcctcctcttcatgtTCTGCGTGGGGCTCTTCTGCATCCTCCTCAACCTTCTGGAGCTTAATCATCTAGGATGGAAGAAGATCAGACACTCAGTGAGGCTCAGGGAGGGAGGATCATGGGGGAATTATGGGGTAGAGAAAGGGGGGCAGGAAACCTTTGAGACTTTCTCTCCCGACAGCCCCTCACAGTTGTCGTCTCTGGGCCTTAGGGATGTCACCAGTACGAAGTTGCTACCGAACTTGGATCTGGTAGTCGACCACCGGCCTGACTGGACCTGTGCTGGGAACTGTTCCCCATTTAATAAGGATGCTGATGCTGGTATAGAGACAGAGCTGCAGCTTCCCAACAACCAGGAgctccagagaggagagacacagcttCTGAAGAGCAAAGGGAAGGGCTGGAAATCCAAGCTGCGCAGTACGGAGGTCTGGATATGA
- the LOC109884225 gene encoding E3 ubiquitin-protein ligase MARCH3-like isoform X2, which produces MAPSVAAMTPEQLLGPQVCSPVGEIKVLPEEERGEESDPCPQEVMDCYGHSPSMTHSPSTNSLSSEEPFCRICHEGGGVGELLSPCECAGTLAMVHRGCLEHWLTASNSSRCELCHHQYALERLPKPLTEWLGSPAMQHQRRTLCGDVICFLFITPLASLSGWLCVQGAMDLYFSNSMEAVGLMVLTLALFTIYCFWTVSQLNSWTHF; this is translated from the exons ATGGCCCCCTCTGTAGCAGCCATGACCCCAGAGCAGCTCCTGGGCCCGCAGGTATGCAGTCCTGTAGGGGAAATAAAGGTCTTGCCTGAGGAGGAACGAGGGGAGGAGTCTGACCCCTGTCCCCAGGAAGTGATGGACTGCTATGGCCACTCCCCCTCAATGACTCACAGCCCCAGCACCAACAG TCTTAGCAGTGAGGAGCCCTTCTGTCGTATCTGCCACGAGGGAGGGGGTGTCGGGGAGCTGCTCTCCCCCTGTGAGTGTGCAGGGACGCTGGCCATGGTCCACCGAGGCTGCCTGGAACACTGGCTCACTGCCTCCAACAGCAGCCGCTGTGAACTCTGCCACCACCAGTACGCCCTGGAGAGACTGCCCAAGCCACTCACTGAG tGGCTGGGCTCACCAGCCATGCAGCACCAGAGACGGACGCTCTGCGGTGACGTCATCTGCTTCCTGTTCATCACGCCGCTGGCTAGCCTATCAGGATGGCTGTGTGTGCAGGGTGCCATGGACCTGTATTTCAGTAACAGTATGGAGGCTGTTGGACTCATGGTGCTCACCCTGGCTCTCTTCACCATCTACTGCTTCTGGACTGTG agtcagctGAACTCATGGACACATTTTTAA
- the LOC109884225 gene encoding E3 ubiquitin-protein ligase MARCH3-like isoform X1 — protein MAPSVAAMTPEQLLGPQVCSPVGEIKVLPEEERGEESDPCPQEVMDCYGHSPSMTHSPSTNSLSSEEPFCRICHEGGGVGELLSPCECAGTLAMVHRGCLEHWLTASNSSRCELCHHQYALERLPKPLTEWLGSPAMQHQRRTLCGDVICFLFITPLASLSGWLCVQGAMDLYFSNSMEAVGLMVLTLALFTIYCFWTVVSLRYHIHLFRTWKQTDQRVRLQIPRPARTMHTHHTLNLSFLSKATRKETVV, from the exons ATGGCCCCCTCTGTAGCAGCCATGACCCCAGAGCAGCTCCTGGGCCCGCAGGTATGCAGTCCTGTAGGGGAAATAAAGGTCTTGCCTGAGGAGGAACGAGGGGAGGAGTCTGACCCCTGTCCCCAGGAAGTGATGGACTGCTATGGCCACTCCCCCTCAATGACTCACAGCCCCAGCACCAACAG TCTTAGCAGTGAGGAGCCCTTCTGTCGTATCTGCCACGAGGGAGGGGGTGTCGGGGAGCTGCTCTCCCCCTGTGAGTGTGCAGGGACGCTGGCCATGGTCCACCGAGGCTGCCTGGAACACTGGCTCACTGCCTCCAACAGCAGCCGCTGTGAACTCTGCCACCACCAGTACGCCCTGGAGAGACTGCCCAAGCCACTCACTGAG tGGCTGGGCTCACCAGCCATGCAGCACCAGAGACGGACGCTCTGCGGTGACGTCATCTGCTTCCTGTTCATCACGCCGCTGGCTAGCCTATCAGGATGGCTGTGTGTGCAGGGTGCCATGGACCTGTATTTCAGTAACAGTATGGAGGCTGTTGGACTCATGGTGCTCACCCTGGCTCTCTTCACCATCTACTGCTTCTGGACTGTG GTGTCGCTGCGCTACCACATCCACCTGTTCAGGACGTGgaaacagacagaccagagagttAGGCTACAGATCCCCCGACCAGCACgaaccatgcacacacaccacacactgaacCTCAGCTTCCTTAGCAAGGCCACCAGAAAGGAGACTGTGGTGTAG